Proteins encoded within one genomic window of Methanobacterium sp.:
- a CDS encoding DUF2115 domain-containing protein, with protein MAIKLTEMDFDQKISRNDLLKVLKNEARSIHIQDIMKASNFIRDDAKFMPRTEREDYIARFTKAFFARIKDIKDDGTIYTGEVDPDTLSEFLEIQNQLAQKSNSSDEECFHRIACVVATYTTFVREESIHPVGTRFPGGFTLQLVNGVYLCPVKDKQKDTPSALCRFCVAVQDESVDM; from the coding sequence ATGGCCATAAAGCTGACTGAAATGGATTTTGACCAGAAAATATCCAGAAATGATCTTCTGAAAGTTTTGAAAAATGAGGCAAGATCCATTCATATCCAGGATATTATGAAGGCCTCCAATTTCATTAGAGATGATGCCAAATTCATGCCACGAACAGAACGCGAAGATTATATAGCCAGATTCACCAAAGCTTTTTTTGCCCGTATTAAGGATATAAAAGATGATGGAACTATATATACTGGAGAAGTAGATCCGGATACTCTTTCTGAATTTCTGGAAATTCAGAATCAACTGGCTCAAAAATCCAATAGCAGTGATGAAGAATGTTTCCATCGCATAGCTTGTGTAGTTGCCACTTACACTACATTTGTCAGGGAAGAATCAATCCATCCTGTGGGAACCAGATTTCCCGGTGGTTTCACACTGCAACTGGTTAACGGTGTCTATTTGTGCCCTGTAAAAGATAAACAGAAGGACACACCCAGTGCACTGTGTCGATTTTGTGTTGCAGTGCAAGATGAAAGTGTGGATATGTAA
- a CDS encoding cupin domain-containing protein, translated as MSLNFETLNSGKIVFMADDININDLKWNETAFEGVYLKHLVKANSTDNTLSCHLVKIKAGCQIGEHFHEGKLELHEVLEGQGKAFLNGKEIEYESGVSVVIPADIKHSVIAGNEDLYLLAKFAPALL; from the coding sequence ATGAGTCTGAACTTCGAAACCTTGAATAGCGGCAAGATTGTATTTATGGCTGATGATATCAATATTAATGATTTAAAATGGAATGAAACTGCTTTTGAAGGAGTTTATCTGAAACATCTTGTGAAAGCCAATTCAACCGATAACACCTTAAGTTGTCATTTAGTAAAAATTAAGGCAGGATGTCAAATTGGTGAACATTTCCATGAAGGAAAATTAGAGTTACATGAAGTTTTAGAAGGTCAGGGGAAAGCTTTTCTCAATGGAAAAGAGATTGAATATGAATCCGGAGTTTCTGTGGTTATACCTGCAGACATTAAGCACAGTGTAATTGCGGGCAATGAAGATCTCTATTTACTAGCAAAATTCGCGCCTGCTCTTTTATAA
- a CDS encoding thioredoxin has translation MVVKVEVFTSPSCPYCPMAIEVVNEVEKDMPGTLEVEKINIMVDREKAIEYNLMAVPAIALNGVVHFVGAPAKEELVKAIEEEEKKDNTN, from the coding sequence ATGGTTGTTAAAGTAGAAGTATTCACATCTCCATCCTGTCCTTACTGCCCCATGGCTATTGAAGTTGTAAACGAAGTTGAAAAAGACATGCCTGGCACCCTGGAAGTTGAAAAGATCAACATAATGGTAGACCGAGAAAAAGCTATAGAATATAATCTAATGGCAGTTCCAGCCATTGCTTTAAATGGAGTTGTACATTTTGTAGGTGCTCCTGCTAAAGAAGAACTGGTTAAAGCAATTGAAGAAGAAGAAAAAAAAGACAACACAAACTAA
- a CDS encoding glycosyltransferase family 4 protein — protein sequence MHVGLLGQYPPHIGGVSSHTYLLSQELQKRGDEVYVLTYPHPDVKDLDGIKVKTSFAPNIKGLRGLFFLISSTFKLIRMVHHYNIDIIHAHFLLPPGLIGVVVGKVTGKKTAVTAHGSDLLIQADKPILRPLIKFVLKNTDYVIVVNNTLKYKALEMGVDSKKVHVTANAVNTVKFNPQNKDLPSDIQLNHDKPVILFVGNLVFQKGVKYLLEAKKLMKCDSELLIVGDGPLRHELEKKVEDEAIGDVLFVGARRDVDKIMPFADLFVLPSVSEGFPITLLEALASGLPVVATNAGGIKEVMDESVGLMVEPSKPAEMAMAMDTILENRELRDVMSIAARKHSMNYNKLDIPY from the coding sequence ATGCACGTGGGCCTATTAGGACAATATCCACCACATATTGGAGGTGTTTCATCCCATACCTATCTTCTCTCACAGGAACTCCAAAAAAGGGGAGATGAAGTTTATGTGTTAACATATCCCCATCCTGATGTTAAAGATTTAGATGGCATAAAAGTTAAAACTTCCTTCGCACCCAATATTAAAGGGTTAAGGGGTCTTTTTTTCCTGATATCATCAACATTTAAGTTAATTAGAATGGTTCACCATTACAACATCGATATTATACATGCACATTTCCTATTGCCACCTGGACTCATTGGAGTAGTTGTGGGAAAAGTTACAGGAAAAAAAACTGCAGTGACAGCTCATGGCTCAGATCTGCTTATACAAGCTGATAAACCAATCCTGCGGCCTTTAATTAAATTTGTTCTTAAAAATACGGATTACGTTATAGTGGTAAATAATACACTGAAATACAAGGCCCTTGAAATGGGTGTTGATTCAAAAAAAGTGCATGTAACAGCCAATGCCGTTAATACAGTGAAATTCAACCCTCAAAATAAAGATCTTCCATCTGACATCCAACTGAACCATGATAAACCAGTTATATTATTTGTGGGTAATCTGGTCTTCCAGAAGGGAGTTAAATACCTCTTAGAAGCAAAAAAGCTTATGAAATGTGATTCTGAGTTGTTGATTGTTGGTGATGGTCCACTGCGCCATGAACTGGAGAAAAAAGTGGAGGATGAGGCAATTGGAGATGTTCTTTTTGTTGGTGCAAGAAGGGATGTAGATAAAATTATGCCATTTGCAGACTTATTTGTCCTGCCAAGTGTGTCAGAAGGATTTCCAATAACTTTACTGGAAGCCTTGGCATCGGGTTTGCCTGTGGTTGCCACCAATGCTGGTGGGATCAAAGAGGTGATGGATGAAAGTGTAGGTTTAATGGTTGAACCCTCAAAACCAGCTGAAATGGCCATGGCTATGGATACAATATTAGAAAATAGAGAATTAAGGGATGTTATGTCAATAGCTGCACGAAAACATTCAATGAATTATAATAAACTAGATATACCTTATTAA
- a CDS encoding DEAD/DEAH box helicase has translation MSLESLDSPIREIIRDSYPQIQDVNPAQKAVLDAGLLDNPENYIIAIPTASGKTLLGVMAALRTILDGGKVVYAVPLLSIQNEKVKEFKKFEEHGIKVGKHPSSSDLAVMVFESYDALTRFSWNTLSEVDLLIVDEFHMIGEYSRGPTIECAITRSRMLNEGMRIIALSATLQNMEELSTWLTAQVVEHDYRPVPLFKDILNAEEYGTKNKNDVILNILKESVDESSQALVFVSTRRFTESLANYLAGKIKRNLPSDKKKAFETVAEKILDVPRRRGSLPTEVCHKLAECAQNGMAFHHAGLFDRQKEIIEEEFRAGNLLMITATPSLMYGVNLPSKNVVIRDYTRWTSQGPQPIPVFDYLQMSGRAGRPGYDEEGFSYLIAKTLPEAEQLQHQYVYGEIEATNSRLLENRDAVFRQIISQVASGMAKNPEELMDFFNDTFSGFQITHSEYSSLFASDTLQFQIKEALDFLIENGMIQAVPGGLKATTFGMLVAKSNYAVETAVRLKEFARSDANTDMSRLVYEICRTPDIIPLSLKGRKTRDPIRERLNNAGLFVVDIGNQEATAATMLEWMDERSEYEIENAFNVYAASTRRAAYDASLLVKFHREICQILGVYSGLDSMETLAARLYYGVKEELLPLVVSVKRLGRKRARALVDAFGTDLRYASRAELLRIEGIGPKTAENILKKYHTVD, from the coding sequence ATGAGTCTTGAATCCTTGGATTCCCCAATCAGGGAAATAATAAGGGATTCTTATCCTCAGATCCAGGATGTGAACCCCGCCCAGAAAGCTGTGCTTGATGCTGGTTTACTGGATAATCCAGAAAATTATATCATTGCCATTCCTACCGCCAGTGGAAAAACCCTTCTGGGAGTGATGGCTGCACTGCGCACCATACTTGATGGAGGTAAAGTGGTTTATGCAGTTCCACTCCTATCTATACAGAATGAAAAAGTGAAGGAATTCAAAAAATTCGAGGAACATGGCATAAAAGTGGGTAAACATCCTTCTTCATCTGATCTGGCAGTGATGGTCTTCGAATCATACGATGCCTTGACCCGTTTCTCTTGGAACACGTTATCAGAAGTGGATTTACTAATTGTGGATGAATTTCACATGATCGGAGAGTACAGTCGTGGCCCTACCATCGAATGTGCCATAACACGTTCCCGCATGTTAAATGAAGGTATGCGGATTATTGCATTATCTGCCACCCTCCAGAACATGGAAGAATTATCTACCTGGCTAACTGCCCAAGTGGTGGAGCATGATTACCGTCCAGTTCCACTTTTTAAAGATATTCTTAATGCAGAGGAATACGGAACCAAAAACAAAAACGATGTTATTCTAAATATCCTCAAAGAGTCTGTGGATGAATCCAGTCAAGCCCTGGTTTTTGTCTCCACCCGTCGCTTCACTGAATCTCTGGCCAACTATTTAGCAGGAAAAATTAAAAGAAACTTACCTAGTGATAAAAAAAAGGCATTTGAAACTGTGGCTGAGAAGATACTGGATGTTCCTAGGAGAAGAGGCTCACTACCCACAGAAGTATGTCACAAACTAGCAGAATGTGCTCAGAATGGTATGGCCTTCCACCATGCAGGATTGTTTGACCGGCAAAAAGAGATAATAGAAGAAGAGTTCCGTGCTGGGAATCTGCTGATGATAACTGCCACCCCCAGCTTAATGTACGGAGTTAACTTACCATCAAAAAACGTTGTTATCAGGGATTACACCCGTTGGACCAGTCAAGGCCCTCAACCCATACCAGTATTTGATTATCTGCAGATGTCTGGGCGTGCTGGACGTCCTGGATATGATGAAGAGGGTTTTTCATATCTTATTGCCAAAACTCTGCCTGAAGCAGAACAATTACAACACCAGTATGTTTATGGGGAAATTGAAGCAACAAACTCCCGTCTTTTGGAAAATAGGGACGCTGTTTTCCGGCAGATCATCTCGCAAGTAGCATCTGGTATGGCTAAAAATCCTGAAGAATTAATGGATTTTTTCAATGACACCTTCTCTGGCTTCCAGATAACTCACTCTGAATACTCATCCTTATTTGCCTCAGACACCCTCCAATTTCAAATTAAAGAAGCTTTGGATTTTTTAATTGAAAATGGCATGATCCAAGCTGTTCCTGGAGGATTGAAGGCAACAACTTTTGGCATGTTAGTAGCCAAGAGTAACTATGCAGTAGAGACTGCTGTTCGTCTGAAAGAATTTGCACGTTCCGATGCCAATACTGATATGTCCCGTTTAGTGTATGAAATCTGTCGCACTCCTGACATTATACCACTCTCCTTAAAAGGCCGGAAAACCAGAGACCCTATCCGAGAACGTCTCAACAATGCTGGTTTGTTTGTTGTTGACATTGGTAATCAGGAGGCCACTGCCGCCACAATGCTGGAGTGGATGGATGAAAGAAGCGAATATGAGATTGAAAATGCCTTCAATGTCTATGCAGCATCCACCCGGAGGGCTGCTTATGATGCTTCCCTTCTTGTGAAGTTCCACCGTGAGATCTGCCAGATTCTGGGAGTTTATAGCGGACTAGATTCCATGGAAACATTGGCCGCACGCCTATACTATGGTGTGAAAGAGGAACTTCTACCCCTGGTAGTTAGTGTTAAACGGTTAGGCCGTAAAAGGGCCAGAGCACTAGTCGATGCCTTTGGAACTGATTTGCGTTATGCATCACGTGCTGAATTACTGCGTATTGAGGGTATCGGGCCTAAAACAGCCGAAAATATACTAAAAAAATACCATACTGTTGATTGA
- a CDS encoding DUF2115 domain-containing protein, with product MLVKDLDFEGKISKMDLIALLKEEAQQIHMNDFIKTCSFLRKSMEHVHPKFKEEYIKMYVEGFLKGYRDVKNDKTTYEGFVNNEKLEEAIILLEQQEKLMEEEFGKGNPSFKPYMILSLYTTFVMDEPVHPEGTPFPGGLTVRKNGKIYYCPVKANNENNPLAVCGFCIAEQEPDM from the coding sequence ATGCTTGTTAAAGATTTGGACTTTGAAGGAAAAATAAGTAAAATGGATCTTATTGCCCTCCTTAAAGAAGAAGCACAACAGATACATATGAATGATTTTATTAAAACGTGCAGCTTCCTTAGAAAAAGTATGGAACATGTTCATCCCAAATTTAAGGAAGAATATATTAAAATGTATGTTGAAGGTTTTTTAAAGGGTTATAGGGATGTTAAAAATGATAAAACCACTTATGAAGGTTTTGTTAATAATGAAAAACTGGAAGAAGCAATAATTCTTCTAGAACAACAGGAAAAGTTAATGGAAGAAGAATTTGGTAAGGGTAATCCATCATTTAAACCCTACATGATATTATCTCTCTATACTACATTTGTTATGGATGAACCAGTCCATCCAGAAGGTACCCCTTTTCCAGGGGGTTTAACTGTTCGTAAAAATGGAAAAATTTATTATTGCCCAGTTAAAGCAAATAATGAGAATAATCCACTGGCAGTTTGTGGCTTCTGCATTGCCGAACAAGAACCAGATATGTAA
- the moaC gene encoding cyclic pyranopterin monophosphate synthase MoaC has product MDEKKLTHLTENGVHMVEVGDKPDLRRTAIARGRIKLQKDTIKLIEQGELKKGNVLVTAQIAAIQAVKSTPQIIPLCHSIPITGVEIEFEMTKEHVQVAVEVKSNGKTGVEMEAITGVSAALLTIWDMVKSVEKDENGQYPSTRISDIEVIKKEKGE; this is encoded by the coding sequence ATGGATGAGAAGAAATTAACCCACCTCACAGAAAATGGGGTACACATGGTAGAGGTGGGAGATAAACCTGACCTTAGGCGAACTGCAATTGCCAGGGGCCGTATAAAACTCCAAAAAGATACTATTAAGCTTATTGAACAGGGAGAATTAAAAAAAGGCAACGTCTTGGTCACTGCACAGATTGCAGCCATTCAAGCTGTGAAATCAACTCCCCAAATCATACCATTATGCCATTCCATCCCAATTACTGGAGTGGAGATTGAATTTGAAATGACAAAAGAACATGTCCAAGTTGCAGTAGAGGTAAAAAGTAATGGTAAGACTGGAGTAGAAATGGAAGCTATTACCGGAGTTAGTGCTGCCTTATTAACCATTTGGGATATGGTCAAAAGTGTAGAAAAAGATGAAAATGGCCAGTACCCCTCAACCAGAATCTCAGATATTGAAGTAATAAAAAAGGAAAAGGGGGAATAA
- the cbiD gene encoding cobalamin biosynthesis protein CbiD, which produces MEEDNFLQEKNTIHTNSKTVQAKIVERNTSSTPNISFSPESDDNGITTGSAATAAALAAMLAIKGEQVSTVDIKTPLGILNIAVKSSCKLNDYSGRASVVKMPYHDPDVTINLEVQAKVSLKDEPGIVIKGGEGVGRVTKPGLQVPPGEAAINPVPREMIQSNLEKVLPASKGADVLIEVPEGQKIAKKTMNPRLGIVDGISILGTTGIARSMNSKSFQKAKKCQLDVALAEGYHELVFVPGNIGEKMAHQLLDVDDDQIIQMGNFVGYMLGEAQKSGLSNLIILGHAGKLVKIAGGIFQTEHRLADGRREVITAHTGLVGGDNKIMKNIFNSNTTEDMIEVLEAKNLTEAVFNSIAQSIVKHCQERFNLKPEVIILKMDGTILNSNYTVELVQKNTNPEK; this is translated from the coding sequence ATGGAAGAAGATAATTTCCTTCAAGAAAAAAATACCATTCATACTAATTCTAAAACTGTTCAGGCCAAAATTGTTGAAAGAAATACTTCTTCCACCCCTAATATCTCTTTTTCCCCTGAAAGTGATGATAACGGAATCACCACTGGAAGTGCAGCAACTGCAGCAGCCTTAGCAGCAATGCTAGCCATAAAAGGAGAACAAGTTTCCACGGTGGATATTAAAACACCACTGGGAATTCTCAATATTGCAGTGAAAAGTTCTTGTAAACTTAACGATTATTCTGGAAGGGCTTCTGTGGTTAAAATGCCTTACCATGACCCTGATGTCACCATAAACCTTGAAGTGCAAGCCAAGGTCAGTTTAAAAGATGAACCCGGCATTGTTATTAAAGGTGGTGAAGGAGTAGGTAGGGTAACTAAACCAGGATTACAAGTTCCCCCAGGGGAGGCAGCTATAAACCCTGTGCCCCGTGAAATGATCCAATCCAATCTTGAAAAGGTTTTACCTGCAAGTAAAGGAGCAGATGTGCTGATTGAAGTTCCCGAAGGCCAAAAAATAGCTAAAAAAACTATGAATCCCCGTTTAGGCATTGTAGATGGGATTTCCATACTGGGAACAACTGGTATTGCTCGTTCCATGAACTCAAAGAGTTTCCAGAAAGCCAAAAAATGCCAGTTAGATGTGGCATTGGCAGAAGGTTACCATGAACTGGTTTTTGTGCCAGGTAATATTGGAGAAAAGATGGCCCACCAATTACTAGATGTTGATGACGACCAGATTATCCAGATGGGAAATTTTGTGGGTTATATGCTGGGTGAAGCTCAAAAAAGTGGATTATCCAATTTAATAATTCTAGGACACGCAGGTAAACTTGTGAAAATTGCTGGAGGAATCTTCCAAACTGAACATCGCTTGGCAGACGGTCGAAGAGAAGTAATAACTGCACACACAGGATTGGTTGGTGGGGATAACAAAATTATGAAGAATATATTTAATTCTAACACCACTGAAGATATGATAGAAGTTTTAGAGGCAAAAAACTTGACTGAAGCTGTCTTTAACTCCATAGCCCAATCGATTGTGAAACATTGCCAGGAAAGGTTTAATCTAAAACCAGAAGTAATTATTCTTAAAATGGATGGAACAATCCTCAACAGCAACTACACTGTTGAACTGGTCCAAAAAAATACCAACCCCGAAAAATAG
- a CDS encoding ribbon-helix-helix protein, CopG family — MTKKKSVYIRLEPEYIEKIDRIAKKEDRSRSYIIRRMIMNGLGKK; from the coding sequence ATGACAAAAAAGAAGAGCGTTTACATTAGACTGGAACCGGAATATATTGAAAAAATAGATCGTATTGCCAAAAAAGAGGACAGATCACGATCATATATCATACGCAGAATGATCATGAATGGACTAGGTAAAAAGTAA
- the sppA gene encoding signal peptide peptidase SppA gives MKKNNKLLLAIIGGGAFIVILSFFAVLLIIGSGVSGGFGNTVAIIPVQGEITYSQPNMLGGSVVSPQSVTDGITQAEKDSSVSAIVLDINSPGGSPVASEEIMNAVNNSKKPVVVWISDSGTSGAYLAASPADKIYASPSSIVGSIGVILSLTDLSDLYQKIGVNQYSIKAGKYKDMGASYRDLKPEETKMLQGMVDENYEYFIKMVAENRKLDINYVRKIAEGKIYTGTQAKKLKLIDETGDRNDAIESAAKLGGIKGDYKVVTITPSKSMSDLFTSFSSNFAYSLGKGIGSLLNQGSVDSSVDYSMH, from the coding sequence ATGAAGAAAAATAACAAGTTGTTATTAGCAATTATAGGCGGAGGGGCCTTCATTGTCATTTTGTCTTTTTTTGCTGTTTTGTTAATAATAGGAAGTGGTGTTAGTGGGGGATTCGGAAATACCGTGGCAATCATACCAGTGCAAGGCGAAATTACTTATTCGCAACCCAATATGCTAGGAGGATCAGTAGTATCTCCCCAATCTGTCACTGACGGAATTACGCAAGCTGAAAAAGATAGCTCTGTGAGTGCTATTGTTTTGGATATTAACAGCCCAGGTGGATCACCAGTAGCTAGTGAAGAGATTATGAATGCTGTGAATAACTCAAAAAAACCAGTTGTAGTATGGATAAGTGACAGTGGTACTTCAGGAGCTTATTTAGCCGCTTCACCCGCAGATAAAATATATGCGAGCCCATCGTCTATTGTAGGGAGTATTGGAGTAATCCTAAGCCTCACTGACCTATCGGATCTTTATCAGAAGATTGGAGTAAACCAATATTCAATTAAAGCAGGAAAATACAAAGACATGGGCGCCTCGTACCGTGATTTAAAACCAGAAGAAACTAAAATGTTACAGGGAATGGTAGATGAAAACTATGAATACTTCATAAAAATGGTGGCTGAAAATCGTAAACTGGATATTAATTATGTACGGAAAATCGCCGAAGGAAAGATATACACAGGAACCCAAGCAAAAAAGTTGAAACTAATTGATGAAACTGGAGACCGAAATGATGCCATAGAATCAGCTGCTAAACTTGGTGGTATTAAAGGAGATTACAAAGTAGTAACTATCACACCCAGTAAAAGCATGTCAGACCTTTTTACCAGCTTTTCTAGTAATTTTGCCTATTCTCTGGGGAAAGGTATTGGAAGTTTACTAAATCAGGGCTCGGTAGATAGTTCTGTAGACTACAGTATGCACTGA